The following are encoded together in the Montipora capricornis isolate CH-2021 chromosome 5, ASM3666992v2, whole genome shotgun sequence genome:
- the LOC138049238 gene encoding lysosomal phospholipase A and acyltransferase-like has product MQARRFLLIQVLLCVVVSTEGFWPWSKPPKQDNEIKTPVILVPGSGGSQLEAKLNKPTVSHWYCRQKTSHYFTLWVQISLMLPFAINCWVDNMKLVFDKNTNKVKNAPGVDIRVPGFGDTNTIEHLDQNGLVMYFAPLVTRLVSWGYERGVTVRAAPYDYRYGPESQSEYYTKLKHLIEETYSTNENKKITLMTHSLGSVLTLVFLNKQTSSWKDKYILQWIAMAGPFGGSFEEFRLYINGNTLFVPHFILNPLTVRREQRTDTSNIYLLPSPELWSGDEVLVKTPKRNYTVNNYDHFFEDIGFPLGKQLRKLVGNFAYPLSAHAPNVTVYCLLGSGVPTAERFSFGEGEWWNTLPEETYGDGDGVVNLRSLRACDKWDQRQVFPVTIKQFPSVGHIEMLADEGLHNYVKALLF; this is encoded by the exons ATGCAAGCAAGGCGTTTTCTTCTGATACAAGTGTTGCTGTGCGTTGTAGTCTCAACGGAAGGATTCTGGCCATGGAGCAAACCGCCTAAACAAGACAATGAAATCAAGACCCCGGTGATACTTG TTCCAGGGTCAGGTGGAAGCCAACTAGAAGCAAAACTGAACAAGCCAACTGTATCCCATTGGTACTGCCGCCAAAAAACATCACATTACTTTACATTGTGGGTTCAGATCAGCTTGATGTTACCTTTCGCCATTAACTGTTGGGTTGACAACATGAA GCTTGTATTTGACAAGAATACAAACAAGGTGAAAAATGCGCCAGGTGTGGACATCAGAGTTCCCGGGTTCGGCGATACAAACACAATAGAGCACTTGGATCAAAATGGTTTGGTAATGTATTTTGCTCCATTGGTGACAAGGTTGGTTTCTTGGGGATATGAGAGGGGCGTGACCGTCAGAGCGGCACCGTATGACTACAGATACGGCCCGG aatcaCAATCCGAATATTACACAAAATTGAAGCATCTCATCGAGGAAACGTACtcaacaaatgaaaacaagaaaatcaccCTGATGACTCACAGTTTGGGATCTGTTCTCACGTTAGTATtcttaaataaacaaacaagcaGCTGGAAGGACAAATACATTCTCCAGTGGATTGCCATGGCAG GACCCTTTGGCGGCTCATTCGAAGAATTTAGATTATACATCAATGGAAACACATTGTTTGTccctcattttattttaaacccgCTGACCGTGAGACGTGAGCAGCGAACAGACACAAGTAACATATATTTGCTTCCAAGCCCCGAACTGTGGTCTGGAGACGAGGTTTTGGTTAAAACCCCAAAACGTAATTACACTGTGAACAACTATGACCATTTCTTCGAAGACATTGGATTTCCACTAGGAAAACAACTTCGTAAGCTGGTAGGAAACTTCGCTTATCCCCTTAGTGCGCATGCTCCAAACGTAACGGTGTACTGCTTACTTGGTTCTGGGGTACCAACAGCCGAGAGGTTTTCATTTGGCGAAGGAGAGTGGTGGAATACTCTACCGGAAGAGACTTATGGCGACGGAGACGGTGTTGTAAACTTACGCAGCCTTCGAGCCTGCGATAAGTGGGATCAGCGGCAGGTCTTCCCTGTGACAATAAAGCAATTTCCTTCAGTTGGTCACATTGAAATGTTAGCGGACGAAGGCCTGCACAATTACGTGAAGGCTCtgttgttttga
- the LOC138048780 gene encoding RYamide receptor-like, with the protein MTSKISMGNISDHENGASVSPHSTLESSVEVSFKCMAYVLIVVFSVVGNSFVIIAFKLNTYGKLRTVNNMFIVSMAAGDLLLTMGSTPERITRILADDQWLIGGTLGVLFCKLANFIEKLCMNVAILHLSMIAIDRLLVVFYPHKKIITKKRALWMIITAWLASAVFCAPLLYYANILEKNGQTQCKTRRFFPNWRVWYIVFLSILMLTLVFVISLYVAITIHIRTSKRPGKRVSDKSHKDARLHSRILKMVLLIVLAFYLCFFPYWMGWFFCVYFFTGLICTDTYVFISIFLIYAKSAINPVIYSFFNENFRLAFRAIIGRLCGCYRSSKGENSRQNPTQISGNAVFLEEENTDNTRV; encoded by the coding sequence ATGACAAGCAAGATCTCGATGGGTAATATTTCCGACCACGAAAACGGAGCTTCGGTGAGTCCACATTCAACCCTGGAATCCTCAGTCGAAGTATCTTTCAAGTGCATGGCTTATGTCTTAATCGTCGTCTTCTCCGTGGTCGGCAATTCTTTCGTTATCATTGCGTTTAAACTTAATACTTATGGCAAACTACGCACTGTCAACAACATGTTCATCGTGAGCATGGCTGCCGGAGACTTGCTGCTAACAATGGGAAGCACTCCAGAACGAATCACAAGAATCTTAGCCGATGATCAGTGGCTGATCGGAGGAACCTTGGGCGTACTTTTTTGTAAACTGGCCAATTTCATCGAGAAGCTTTGCATGAATGTGGCAATTCTCCACCTTTCAATGATCGCCATAGATCGCTTGTTGGTCGTGTTTTACCCTCACAAGAAAATTATCACAAAGAAAAGAGCGCTTTGGATGATAATCACCGCTTGGTTAGCATCAGCAGTCTTCTGTGCGCCACTCTTATACTACGCAAACATTCTGGAGAAAAATGGACAAACACAATGCAAAACAAGACGTTTCTTCCCTAACTGGCGGGTGTGGTATATAGTTTTCTTGTCCATTCTGATGTTAACTCTTGTCTTCGTAATCTCATTATACGTTGCAATCACCATCCATATTCGTACAAGTAAAAGACCTGGAAAACGCGTTTCAGACAAGAGCCATAAGGACGCTCGTTTACACAGCCGAATACTCAAAATGGTGTTATTAATTGTGCTCGCCTtctatctttgtttttttccatattgGATGGGGTGgtttttttgtgtttatttcTTCACCGGTCTCATCTGCACCGATACTTACGTCTTTATCTCAATTTTTCTTATTTACGCTAAGAGCGCAATCAATCCTGTCATTTACTCTTTTTTCAACGAAAATTTTCGGTTGGCCTTTCGCGCTATTATTGGAAGGTTGTGCGGCTGTTATCGCAGCAGTAAGGGAGAAAACTCGAGGCAAAACCCCACACAAATTAGCGGAAATGCTGTTTTCCTTGAGGAAGAAAATACCGATAACACACGGGTGTAA